A genome region from Musa acuminata AAA Group cultivar baxijiao chromosome BXJ3-5, Cavendish_Baxijiao_AAA, whole genome shotgun sequence includes the following:
- the LOC103984556 gene encoding subtilisin-like protease SBT1.6, translating to MASPSPWLLLILIVTLLAAAEAVETETTASGPAGKKTYIVRVDHRAKPSVFPTHAHWYGSASFSGGGADPLPLLHVYDTVFHGFSASVTQDRAAALATHANVLAVFEDRVRRPDTTRSPQFLGLRNQVGLWSDSDYGSDVIVGVLDTGVWPERRSFSDRNLGPVPSRWRGTCETGPGFPASLCNRKLVGARFFSKGHDAAFAAGSGGINETVESRSPRDADGHGTHTASTAAGRHVFQASMSGYAEGIAKGVAPKARVATYKVCWKGSGCLDSDILAGFDCAVADGVDVISVSIGGGDGMASPYYLDPIAIGSYGAVSRGVFVASSAGNDGPTSMSVTNLSPWLTTVGAGTIDRNFPADVVLGDGRRLSGVSLYSGKPLAGTMYPLDYPGRSSGLSASLCMDNSLDPKLVAGKIVICDRGSSPRVAKGLVVKDAGGVGMILANGASNGEGLVGDAHVLPACAVGSAEGETIKAYATSAASPTVTIQFKGTILGVRPAPVVASFSGRGPNGLTPAVLKPDLIAPGVNILAAWTGSSGPTGLESDGRRTEFNILSGTSMACPHVSGAAALLKSAHPDWSPAAVRSAMMTTASLDDNLRRSVTDESTGRPATPFDFGAGHLNLDRAMNPGLVYDLSDQDYVAFLCAIGYDAKTVQVITHAPAACPARRPSMEDLNYPSISVAFNGAESNQSRRVRRTATNVGAGAGAVYQARVEMAAGQGLSIAIKPRKLVFTAGARRQSFAVTVTAAAEAAIGGAGARYAYLVWSDGEHEVRSAIVVSWMQPL from the coding sequence ATGGCATCTCCCTCTCCTTGGCTACTCCTCATCCTCATCGTCACGTTATTGGCGGCAGCGGAGGCGGTGGAGACAGAAACAACCGCCTCCGGCCCCGCGGGGAAGAAGACTTACATCGTCCGCGTCGACCACCGTGCCAAGCCTTCCGTGTTCCCCACTCATGCCCACTGGTACGGCTCCGCAAGCTTCTCCGGTGGCGGCGCCGATCCGCTTCCGCTCCTCCATGTGTACGACACCGTCTTCCATGGTTTCTCCGCGTCCGTCACTCAGGACCGAGCCGCTGCCCTCGCCACCCACGCTAATGTCCTTGCCGTCTTCGAGGACCGCGTCCGCCGCCCGGACACCACACGGTCCCCCCAGTTTCTCGGCCTCCGCAACCAGGTCGGCCTTTGGTCCGACTCCGACTATGGCTCCGACGTCATCGTTGGCGTCCTCGACACAGGCGTTTGGCCCGAGCGCCGCAGCTTCTCCGACCGCAACCTGGGCCCCGTCCCGTCCCGGTGGCGCGGCACCTGCGAGACCGGCCCCGGCTTCCCCGCCTCCCTATGCAACCGCAAGCTCGTCGGAGCCCGCTTCTTCTCCAAGGGCCACGACGCCGCCTTCGCAGCCGGCAGCGGAGGCATCAACGAAACGGTCGAGTCGCGCTCCCCGCGTGACGCCGACGGCCATGGCACGCACACTGCTTCCACCGCCGCCGGCCGCCACGTGTTCCAGGCGAGCATGTCTGGCTATGCAGAGGGCATTGCCAAGGGCGTCGCGCCGAAGGCCCGCGTGGCCACCTACAAGGTCTGCTGGAAGGGCTCCGGGTGCCTAGACTCCGACATCCTCGCAGGGTTCGACTGcgccgtcgcggacggcgtagacGTCATCTCGGTCTCGATTGGTGGGGGCGACGGCATGGCCTCGCCTTACTACCTCGACCCCATCGCCATCGGCTCATATGGCGCCGTCTCCCGGGGTGTATTCGTCGCGTCCTCCGCCGGCAACGACGGTCCCACCTCTATGTCCGTCACCAACCTCTCCCCTTGGCTCACCACCGTCGGCGCGGGCACCATCGACCGAAACTTCCCGGCCGACGTCGTGCTCGGCGATGGCCGCCGCCTGTCTGGCGTCTCCCTTTACTCGGGGAAGCCCCTCGCAGGCACAATGTACCCGTTGGACTACCCTGGCAGGTCCAGCGGCCTGTCCGCTTCCCTCTGTATGGACAACTCCCTGGACCCCAAACTTGTGGCGGGCAAGATCGTCATCTGCGACCGAGGCAGCAGCCCGCGCGTGGCCAAGGGGCTCGTCGTGAAGGACGCGGGTGGCGTAGGGATGATCCTTGCAAACGGCGCGTCCAACGGCGAAGGCCTCGTCGGCGACGCCCACGTTCTCCCGGCTTGCGCCGTCGGCTCCGCTGAGGGCGAAACCATCAAGGCTTACGCCACCTCTGCCGCTTCCCCCACTGTCACTATCCAGTTCAAGGGCACCATCCTCGGCGTCAGGCCGGCGCCGGTAGTGGCATCCTTCTCCGGCCGTGGCCCCAACGGACTGACCCCGGCGGTCCTCAAGCCAGACCTTATAGCTCCCGGGGTCAACATCCTTGCGGCCTGGACCGGCTCTTCGGGGCCTACTGGGCTAGAGTCCGACGGCCGGAGAACGGAGTTTAACATCCTCTCTGGGACGTCGATGGCGTGCCCGCACGTGAGCGGCGCGGCGGCCCTGCTGAAGTCGGCCCATCCGGACTGGAGTCCGGCAGCAGTCCGGTCGGCGATGATGACCACGGCAAGCCTCGACGACAACCTCCGCCGGTCGGTGACCGACGAGTCCACGGGAAGGCCGGCGACGCCTTTCGATTTCGGGGCCGGGCACCTGAACCTGGACCGGGCCATGAACCCGGGTCTGGTCTACGACCTTTCGGACCAGGACTACGTGGCCTTCCTGTGCGCCATCGGGTACGACGCGAAGACGGTCCAGGTGATCACCCACGCCCCGGCAGCCTGCCCCGCGAGGAGGCCGTCGATGGAAGACCTGAACTACCCGTCGATCTCGGTGGCATTCAACGGGGCGGAGTCGAACCAGAGCAGGAGGGTGCGGAGGACGGCGACGAACGTGGGTGCGGGTGCAGGAGCGGTGTACCAGGCGAGGGTGGAGATGGCGGCCGGGCAGGGGTTGTCGATCGCCATAAAGCCGAGGAAGCTGGTTTTCACGGCCGGGGCGAGGCGGCAGAGTTTCGCGGTGACGGtgacggcggcggcggaggccgcGATCGGGGGCGCTGGGGCGAGGTACGCTTACTTGGTGTGGTCTGATGGGGAGCACGAGGTGCGGAGCGCAATCGTGGTCTCGTGGATGCAACCGCTCTAA